The following coding sequences lie in one SAR324 cluster bacterium genomic window:
- a CDS encoding wax ester/triacylglycerol synthase family O-acyltransferase, producing the protein MKKLSLIDSLFIKLETPERLMHVASLLVFKLPENYEGDYFADVIKGFRTVTQFIEPFNEVAVMNSWGQPYWKKAEKVNLDYHVQHIKLPQPGTYEELLKLVSKYHSNMLGRSKPLWECYLIEGLEDNRFAIYFKVHHACMDGMGRMRVVQAALNKTPEDRTITAPWQEKRQASREKESEPLKEQIVEVLRKKDDYFQSMKQAFKAVWDLKKQPLDPAQALMPLPFTSPQTPFNVAIDGKRAFVAKTFSLPEFKELSRSLNGTVNDVVLSVCSGALRKYLESKQCLPEKPLTAFIPVSIRPKDGKDGGNFVSNMICNLGTNLSDPRERLKLIQASANAGKSHLKQLSVDAAQSYTILSQTPAIILQVLDVPDKFKPSANLLISNYPGPKQALYLNGALLETIHPISFLFGGHALNITLTSYMDTLNFGLIANGSHIRDLDKIGQFLEESLAELKGIV; encoded by the coding sequence ATGAAAAAATTATCATTGATTGATTCCTTATTTATTAAACTTGAAACCCCTGAACGGTTGATGCATGTGGCAAGTTTGCTGGTTTTCAAACTGCCTGAAAATTATGAAGGAGATTATTTTGCCGATGTGATCAAAGGATTCCGGACGGTAACACAATTCATTGAACCCTTCAATGAGGTCGCTGTGATGAATTCATGGGGGCAACCTTATTGGAAAAAAGCGGAAAAAGTGAATCTGGATTATCATGTTCAGCATATAAAACTGCCACAACCAGGCACTTATGAAGAATTGTTAAAGCTGGTTTCAAAATATCACAGCAACATGCTGGGACGATCCAAACCATTGTGGGAATGTTATTTGATTGAAGGACTGGAAGACAACAGATTTGCGATCTATTTCAAGGTGCATCATGCATGCATGGATGGCATGGGCCGTATGCGGGTGGTGCAGGCCGCACTGAATAAAACGCCTGAAGATCGTACCATTACAGCACCCTGGCAGGAGAAACGTCAGGCCTCCAGAGAAAAGGAATCAGAGCCGCTTAAAGAACAGATTGTGGAGGTTCTGCGTAAAAAAGATGATTATTTTCAAAGCATGAAACAAGCGTTCAAAGCGGTCTGGGATCTGAAGAAACAACCCCTTGACCCGGCCCAGGCGCTGATGCCATTGCCCTTCACGTCACCACAAACTCCCTTCAATGTCGCCATTGATGGTAAACGTGCCTTTGTGGCCAAAACTTTTTCCCTGCCGGAATTCAAGGAACTGAGCCGTTCCCTGAATGGTACCGTCAACGATGTGGTCCTGAGTGTCTGTTCAGGCGCATTGCGAAAATATCTGGAGTCCAAACAGTGCTTGCCTGAAAAACCACTTACGGCCTTTATTCCTGTGTCAATAAGGCCTAAGGATGGTAAAGACGGGGGGAATTTCGTATCAAATATGATCTGTAATCTCGGCACAAACCTTTCTGATCCCAGGGAACGCTTAAAACTGATTCAGGCTTCAGCCAATGCGGGTAAATCGCATCTGAAACAACTTTCGGTGGATGCGGCACAGTCATACACCATTTTATCGCAAACTCCGGCAATCATTTTGCAAGTTCTGGATGTACCCGATAAATTCAAGCCCTCTGCCAATCTGCTGATTTCCAATTATCCAGGTCCCAAACAGGCTTTATATCTGAATGGTGCCCTGCTGGAAACAATACATCCCATTTCATTTCTGTTTGGCGGACACGCGCTCAATATTACCTTGACCAGCTATATGGATACGCTCAATTTTGGACTGATTGCCAATGGATCCCACATCAGGGATCTGGACAAAATCGGACAGTTTCTGGAAGAATCGCTGGCAGAATTGAAAGGAATTGTTTAA
- a CDS encoding Hpt domain-containing protein, with product MPVKKLFSMTKIPESSLTESLLDFNTLQHIKPSLFNRLLILFEESVPDMVQQIRNAWESGQIQLAGKLTHNLKGSCLAIGASRMTDLCKQAQNQCMESVPEFLPLLIQMEHTFVLTLKELKQHQASL from the coding sequence TTGCCTGTTAAAAAATTATTTTCCATGACTAAAATCCCTGAATCATCTCTGACTGAATCACTACTGGACTTCAATACACTCCAGCACATCAAACCTTCTTTGTTCAACCGTTTATTGATACTGTTTGAAGAAAGTGTCCCGGATATGGTCCAACAGATCCGGAATGCGTGGGAATCAGGGCAGATTCAATTGGCCGGGAAACTGACGCATAATCTCAAAGGCAGTTGTCTGGCGATTGGAGCGTCCAGAATGACAGACCTTTGCAAACAGGCACAAAACCAATGTATGGAATCTGTTCCTGAATTTCTCCCCCTACTGATCCAGATGGAGCATACTTTTGTGCTCACGCTGAAGGAACTGAAACAACATCAGGCCTCCCTCTGA
- a CDS encoding ParA family protein, whose product MTICAVINQKGGVGKTTMTVNLAAALAQKGYSILAVDLDPQGNLGAHLGFLPDELEWTLYNALLRRPVSQFDSERPLEQVIYETDIPNLHAVPSNLELSSAEIEMAGIMGREALLREILTPVSSHYDFILIDCPPSLGLLSTNALAAADEVLIPFQTEFFALKAITQLLDVISLIKKRGINPKLEIGGFVGTLADMRKNLHREVIHSVQERFGKQVFETFIRHNVALAESPSHGETIFQHSSKSKGATDYQSLADEFLMRKGMKV is encoded by the coding sequence ATGACGATATGCGCTGTTATCAATCAAAAAGGGGGCGTGGGTAAAACCACTATGACTGTGAATCTGGCCGCGGCACTGGCTCAGAAAGGCTATTCCATTCTGGCGGTGGATCTTGATCCGCAGGGAAACCTCGGGGCTCATCTGGGGTTTTTGCCAGACGAACTGGAATGGACCCTGTACAACGCGTTGCTGAGACGCCCGGTCAGTCAGTTTGATTCCGAACGCCCCCTGGAGCAGGTGATTTATGAAACAGACATTCCCAATCTCCATGCGGTGCCCTCCAATCTGGAACTTTCATCCGCTGAAATTGAAATGGCTGGCATCATGGGGCGAGAAGCCTTGTTGCGTGAAATTCTGACACCGGTTTCCAGTCATTATGATTTTATTCTGATTGATTGTCCGCCCTCATTAGGCTTGTTGTCGACCAATGCGCTGGCGGCGGCGGATGAAGTTCTGATTCCGTTCCAGACTGAATTTTTCGCGCTCAAAGCCATCACTCAATTGCTGGATGTGATCAGTCTGATCAAGAAACGGGGGATCAATCCCAAACTGGAAATTGGTGGATTTGTCGGAACATTGGCTGATATGCGAAAAAACCTGCATCGTGAAGTGATCCATTCGGTGCAGGAACGTTTTGGTAAACAGGTGTTTGAAACCTTCATCCGGCACAATGTGGCACTGGCAGAAAGTCCAAGCCATGGAGAAACCATTTTTCAGCATTCTTCAAAAAGCAAGGGCGCGACCGATTATCAAAGTCTGGCCGATGAGTTTCTGATGCGGAAGGGCATGAAGGTTTGA
- a CDS encoding protease modulator HflC, translating to MLKQITFGIIGLVALFYLTTYVVDKTQYAIEIRLGDPVTVHLEPGLKFKIPFITKIFYVDNRLLTYDADPGGIFTQDKKEMLVDNYARWRVTDPLKFYETVRSVEGAQARLDDIIYSQTREVLGRHTIVEIVSGSRNDIMTQITKLSQEAAQKFGIEITDVRIKRADLPEANSRAVFGRMEAERRRIAKTYRSEGEERALEIRSAADRDRITILAAAKKTSEELHGAADAKALEIYAAAFQKDPEFYAFKRSHDVYRETLQNDTTLIMSADKQFFQYLR from the coding sequence ATGCTCAAACAAATCACCTTTGGAATCATTGGATTGGTGGCCCTTTTTTATTTGACTACCTATGTTGTGGATAAAACTCAATATGCAATTGAGATCCGCCTGGGAGATCCCGTGACCGTACACCTGGAACCTGGTCTTAAATTCAAGATTCCGTTTATCACGAAAATATTTTATGTAGACAACCGTTTGCTGACCTATGACGCTGATCCGGGAGGTATTTTTACTCAGGATAAAAAGGAAATGCTGGTGGATAATTACGCCAGGTGGCGTGTGACCGACCCGCTGAAATTCTATGAAACGGTTCGCTCTGTGGAAGGGGCTCAGGCGCGTCTGGATGACATTATTTATTCACAGACCCGTGAAGTTCTGGGGCGACACACGATTGTGGAAATTGTGTCAGGAAGCCGAAATGATATCATGACACAGATCACCAAACTGTCACAGGAAGCCGCACAAAAGTTCGGGATTGAAATCACGGATGTTCGCATCAAACGCGCTGATTTGCCTGAGGCCAACAGTCGGGCTGTGTTTGGCCGGATGGAAGCAGAACGACGCAGGATTGCCAAAACCTATCGTTCCGAAGGCGAAGAACGCGCATTGGAAATCAGGTCTGCCGCTGATCGGGACCGGATCACCATTCTTGCGGCGGCCAAGAAAACCTCTGAAGAACTCCATGGTGCGGCCGATGCGAAAGCCCTGGAGATTTATGCGGCGGCCTTTCAGAAAGACCCTGAGTTTTACGCCTTCAAACGATCCCATGATGTGTATCGTGAAACCCTGCAAAATGACACCACCCTCATCATGAGCGCCGATAAACAATTTTTTCAGTATCTGCGCTGA
- a CDS encoding AMP-binding protein, with protein sequence MEQVTLGDVTNVCEFILNHGRLQPEKIALAVPKEWDTTKVHRYETVTFGEMYRKVGNYQEGFRKLGLKDKDRVIILFRPGVDFYAIVLALLSGGQVPLFIEAGMGFKRIYQALEDSKAVAVISMEEILKYRFLLPVLLKMKLFSIDSTGFLVRSVNHLYVENAPPLTIVPRKPADYAIITFTSGSTGRPKAADRNHGSLLEQHHAIKANWTSDADDVDMTCFPVFVLHNMSCGITSVLPAIDLTKPAEVSPPVVISQTREWGVTRMSGAPAYVSKIINYLREEHITIPSLRGIACGGAPVPRELCKTIVETLPHAESAVVYGSTEAEPVAHVHMSEIAESEGEGFLVGKPVALIELEIVTIPDELPGVDERGLVPYRVKTGEPGEIVVKGRHVLREYIDNPRANRENKIQTPDGNIWHRTGDVGYQDAQGRIWLLGRRSDMVLHHGKQLFPFKIEIMVNALEGIRQSALVQHPDRSRGIMFVELKPGASSVSVQTKLNERVLREKIIGLEIRVLDQLPMDGRHNSKVDRPKLRKMLMK encoded by the coding sequence GTGGAACAGGTAACTCTTGGGGATGTGACCAATGTTTGCGAATTTATTCTCAATCATGGCCGACTTCAGCCTGAAAAAATCGCATTAGCGGTTCCAAAAGAATGGGACACAACCAAAGTGCATCGCTATGAAACCGTCACGTTTGGCGAAATGTACCGCAAGGTCGGAAATTACCAGGAAGGCTTCCGCAAATTGGGGCTGAAGGACAAGGATCGGGTCATCATTCTGTTTAGGCCCGGTGTGGATTTTTATGCCATTGTGCTGGCCTTGCTTTCTGGAGGTCAGGTTCCGTTGTTCATTGAAGCGGGAATGGGATTCAAACGGATTTATCAGGCGCTGGAAGATTCGAAAGCGGTGGCTGTGATCAGCATGGAAGAGATTCTTAAATACCGGTTTTTGTTGCCTGTTCTGCTCAAAATGAAATTGTTTTCAATCGACTCAACAGGGTTCCTGGTGCGTTCAGTGAACCATCTTTATGTGGAAAATGCTCCGCCGTTGACCATTGTTCCCAGAAAGCCGGCCGATTATGCCATCATCACTTTCACGTCAGGCAGTACTGGACGACCCAAGGCGGCTGACCGCAATCACGGAAGTCTGCTGGAACAGCACCATGCCATCAAGGCCAATTGGACCAGCGACGCGGATGATGTGGATATGACTTGTTTCCCAGTGTTTGTGTTGCATAACATGAGTTGTGGCATCACTTCGGTTCTGCCCGCGATTGATCTGACCAAACCCGCTGAAGTCTCTCCGCCAGTGGTGATTTCACAGACCCGGGAATGGGGCGTGACCCGTATGAGTGGCGCCCCGGCCTATGTCAGCAAAATCATCAACTATCTTCGGGAAGAGCATATCACCATTCCTTCTCTCAGAGGCATTGCCTGTGGCGGCGCTCCGGTTCCACGTGAACTGTGTAAAACGATTGTGGAAACCCTGCCGCACGCTGAATCAGCGGTCGTCTATGGCTCCACTGAAGCAGAACCGGTGGCGCATGTTCATATGTCTGAAATTGCGGAGTCGGAAGGCGAAGGCTTTCTGGTAGGAAAACCGGTGGCTCTGATTGAACTGGAAATTGTCACCATTCCGGATGAATTGCCCGGGGTCGATGAACGGGGATTGGTTCCTTATCGGGTGAAAACCGGTGAACCTGGAGAAATTGTGGTGAAAGGACGTCATGTTCTGCGGGAATATATTGATAACCCCCGGGCGAACCGGGAAAACAAGATTCAGACTCCAGACGGCAATATCTGGCACAGAACCGGAGATGTCGGATATCAGGATGCTCAGGGGCGAATCTGGTTGCTCGGACGTCGTTCTGATATGGTATTGCACCATGGCAAACAACTGTTCCCGTTCAAGATAGAAATTATGGTCAATGCACTGGAAGGAATCAGGCAATCTGCACTGGTCCAGCATCCTGACCGAAGCCGTGGCATTATGTTTGTGGAATTGAAACCGGGGGCCTCTTCAGTCAGCGTTCAAACAAAGTTGAATGAAAGAGTTCTGCGGGAAAAAATCATTGGGCTTGAAATCCGTGTACTGGATCAATTACCGATGGATGGCCGGCACAACAGCAAGGTAGACCGGCCCAAATTGAGAAAAATGCTGATGAAATAA